The genome window TCGGTCGGCTGGCGGTCGTGGTGGAACAACACTGCCGAAGCGTACCGAAGCGAACAGCTGTACAAGCCCCTGCCCATTCATACGTCGGTGACGGTTGCCAACGCGCAGCGCCAGTTGACAATTCGACTTGATACGGCAATGTCCGGAGAAAACGGGCGTCTTCGGCGGACGCTGAGTTACGTGTTGCCTGACCACGGGAAGCTAATGCACGCCTTTATGGTCCGCATGCCGGGTCTGGACGCGTTCGCCCACCTGCACCCGAACCGACGCGATACCCTTCACTACGATGCGGCACTGCCCCCGCTGCCGGGTGGCAAATACCTGCTCTACGCCGATGTGGTTTACCGCAGTGGTTTTGCCGAAACGCTGACCGATACCGTCGAGATACCATCCCCTAAAATTGGTGCGGATGCAGCTACTGCCGCCAAACCATCCGATCCCGACGATAGCTGGCATGTGACCGAACCGATGGGTGTAAAACCCAACGCGGTGAACGTGCCGCATCTGGACAACGATATGGTTGTTTGTGGTAAACCCGGTGCCAGCACTAAGCTGGAAGATGGATCTACGATGATCTGGATGGATAAGAAAAGCCAAGTGTTGGAAGCCGGGAAATTATACACGCTAAAATTCGCCGTTGCTGATGCGCAGGGGAAAGCGGTGACGCTGGAACCGTACCTCGGTATGGGTGGTCATGCTGCTATATTGCGCTCGGACGGATCGGTGTACATCCACCTCCACCCGGTTGGCACCTATTCAATGGCGGCTGAACGGTCGATGGTAGGCCGGATTGCCGACACAGCCCGAACGTTCCATTATCCCGATGCGGTCAAATTTCGGGATAGTATCGATACGTACATCGCCACCTTGAAAACGCTGCCCGAAGCTGAAAAGAACAAGTTGCTGATGGCGAGTATGCCGACCATGAATCACGGTATGAAGACCAACAACATGGTCGAATTTCCGTATGCGTTTCCCCGCGCCGGTCACTACCGGATGTGGATTCAGGTGAAACGAAATGGCCGTGTGCTGACGGGCGTTTTCGATACACAAGTAAACGAACCGCTGCTGTAGACAGTAGGATAAGATCATCTTTTGTTTTTAAGTGTATCGCGGACTTCAGTCCGTTTTCTAGACAGGAACGGACTGAAGTCCGTGATACACTTACTGCTTATGCCTCACTCCGTGACTCGTCGCCAACTAATGGCGACGCTGACTACTGCCGCCGGTGCGTCTTTTCTACCTGCTTCGGCAGCTCCGCAACCGGCTGAACCGTCGTTGGCTCCTCTGGCCACCCCGCCACCGTTCATCCTCTGCCTGAATATGAGCACCATTCGGGGCCACAAGCTTGGGTTGGTAAAGGAGTTAGAAACGGCCTCGAAAGCTGGGTTCAAATCCGTTGAAATATGGATCGACTCACTCCAGGAATACCTCAAATCAGGCGGAACCACGGCAGATTTGCGCAAGCGACTGGCTGATCTGACCATTCGCGTTGAGAATGCCATCGGCTTTGCGCCTTGGATTGTCGATGATGAAGCGGTTCGGGCCAAAGGTGTCGATCAGCTCAAACGCGAAATGGAACTGCTGGCTCAGATCGGCTGCAAGCGAGTGGCAACGCCATCGGTTGGCGCACAGGCTCCGGATGCGCCTGTCATCGACCTACGAAAAGCCGCTGAACGATACCGCGCGATTCTGGAAGTAGGTGATCAGACCGGAGTGGTGCCCCAGCTGGAAATGTGGGGTTTCGCAAAAAACCTGACCAAGTTGAGCGATGTGATGTATGTTGCCGTCGAAAGTGGCCACCCATCCGCACGACTACTGCTCGATATTTATCACATGTTCAAAGGAGGGTCGAGCATCGACAGCCTTCCGCTGATCGGAAAACCCGCGATCGAGGTGTTTCACGTTAATGACTACCCGGCTAACCTAACGCGTCAGGCCATTGGCGATGCTGATCGGGTGTATCCCGGCGATGGCGTTGCACCTATCCAGGAGACGCTGAAACGGATCAAAGACCCCAATAAATCCATCGTGCTGTCACTGGAAGTTTTCAACAAAAACTACTATGCGCAGGACGCACTGACGGTTGCCAAAACGTCGATGGAGAAGATGAAAAAGATGATCGCTGGGGTATAGAGAACGACCAAAGAAGCCCCGATATGCCAATCGGGGCTTCTTTGGTCGATACGAAGTCATTTGTCATTCCTTATCCGCCCGTCGGTCGGCGCGAATCTCCGGAATGGTATCCGGATCGATCAGGCCCAGTGAGGCTGCATGTTCGGCGGCTTCAACCGTGTCAGGAACGAGCAGCATCGGGACGTTGAACGCTTCGGCGGTTCGGATCAGTTCGCGAACGGACTCATCCCGCTGCTCTTCCGTTACATCGCGAATGTAGATAGCCCGAATCCGCCCCGGATTCTCCCGAACGACCTGCGTATAAATTTCCGGGTCCTGCTGACCACTGTCACCGATGAGCACGAAAGGCAACTGCGGGTTCACATCCAGTACTTTTCGGATCATGGCCAGTTTGTGCGTATGATGCGATTGCGACGAAAGGAGTTTGGCACTAAAGCTGAAATCGCGTAGTAAAATGGGCCCTTTCGGAATGCCCTGAATCCGGAAAAAATCGACCAGCAGATCATACAGATTCCACGGACTGCTCGACACAAAGTAGATTGGATTGAACAGCGTCGTGATCGGTCCGCTTTGTAAAGCCCGGTAAAAAGCCGCCACCCCCGCGAAGGGAAGCCGGGTATACGCATTACCCAGGAATGTCAGTCGGGCAGTTTGCAACAGATTTGTTGCGCCGGTTACCAGAACGGTATCGTCAATATCCGAAATAACACCAAACTGGCTGTACAGGGGCGAAATCATCAGATGACCCTCTTTAACGACCGCTTCGCCATTGGGCTGCACAACGTCGTCCAGCGCATACCGGACCGGGAACCACGCCCGACCCGGCGGCAGATCATCCGGCGGATTGATCGTTAGCTCGAAATAGCCCTCTTTGTCAGTTGTTGTGGTATACGACTCGTCAAAGGCATCGACCCGAACAGTTACGTTGGGTACTTCATCACTCTCAAACCGCTGGTATGTCGCCAATAAATTCTGCCAGAACGTGTCGTTGTCGCTGGGTGTGCTGAGATCCCGTTCGCGCAGGACCCGCCCCGTAATCCAAACGGCAGTCGGACTCCCAAAGCCGCGATAGTAGACAAGTTTGTATGGTTTTTTCGCGTCAAGGCGCTTGGCAAGACGGTTTTTAAGCCGGTCGAACTGGTTTTCGGCGTCGGCGGATGCGCTTACTAAGAAATCTTTCCAGGTAGTCATTGAATAGCTCGTTGGTAATCGGCCCACTCGTCAATGTCCGTCAATTCATCCAGCAACTCGACTGTCAGGTCACGTTGTAAAATGGCCAGTTTGGTCAACTGGCAAAGTTCGGGTTGACTCCAGGGCATGTTGTCAAACAAAAACGGGTACAATTGCTTCGTACCCAGTAAATAATACCCACCATCCGTTGCCGGTCCGATGACGACATCTGCTACCGTCAGGGCGTCGAATGCCCGTTCGATGTGGTCGGTGGTTAGTGTCAGGCAATCGCTGCCAATGATCACGACCCGATCAGCACCCGCGTCAAATTGCTCCCGGAAAGCATGTAGCATACGTTCTCCCAGGTCCTGACCGAGTTGCTGTCGTTTCTCATAGTTGGCATTGTTCCAGTCGTCGGCTTGGTTAACGAAATCGCCGTAATAAACGACCTTATGGACGGGTAAAGGGTTCGTAATCTGTTGCGTATACTGGAGCAAATGCCGGTACACCTCAACGGCCCGCCCATCACCAACGGTTTGGGCAATGCGCGTTTTAACCTGCCCGGCAATGGGATTTTTCACGAAGATAATGAGGTGATTTTCGGCCATACGGGGGTTTGGTGGTAACTTGCGGTCGAAATTAGTGATTGGAGGACCAGTCGTCTGTTGTAACTAAGCCAACCACTACGCACCAGTCACTAAATACTAATAAAACCATGAGCAAACAAATTGTTTATACGGAGCAGGCTCCCGCGCCGATCGGGCCTTATAGTCAGGCAGTAAAAGTGCAGCCAGCGTCTGCTGCGGGCATGTTGTTCGTATCGGGTCAGGTCGCGATCGATCTGGCACCGTTGGGCGATATTCAGGCCGAAACGCAGAAAGTAATGGAAAATATCGGCGCTATCTTGAAAGCCGCCGACATGGATTATACCCACATCGTTAAGTCCAGTATTTTCGTGAAAGACATGAATAATTTCGCGGCTATCAACGAAGTATACGGTCGATTCTTCACCAGCGAACCGCCTGCTCGCGAGACGGTGGAAGTAGCCCGTCTGCCCAAAGATGTGAATGTTGAAATTTCAGTTATCGCTATTCAATGAATAAAAGAGTGAGAGAATGAAAGAGCGTTACTAAACTAGACGACTTTCCACTCTTTCACTCTTTTATTCATTCGCTCTTTATATTTTACTATGTCAACACCCGTTCGCGTTCGTTTCGCTCCCAGTCCGACTGGACCGCTGCATATTGGCGGGGTGCGTACTGCGCTCTACAATTACCTGTTCGCTCGGAAAATGGGCGGCAAAATGCTCCTTCGGATTGAAGATACGGACCAGAATCGCTTCGTGCCCGGTGCCGAAGAGTACATTCTGGAATCACTCCGCTGGGTTGGCATCGAGATCGATGAAGGACAAAGTATGGGTGGTCCCCACGCGCCTTACCGCCAGTCGGAACGTCGGGAGATTTATCAGAAAGAAGCCCAGCGGTTGATCGACGAGGGAAAAGCCTATTATGCGTTTGATACGGCGGAGGAACTGGATGCCATGCGCAAACGGCTCGAAGAAGCCAACGCGCCAGCCGCACAGTATAACTCGATTACCCGAATGCAAATGCGCAACTCGCTGACCATGAAGGCTGACGAGGTACGTGCCCGCATCGACGCGGGTGATCCATATGTGATCCGGTTGAAAACGCCCCGCAAGGAAGAAGTTCGGCTAAACGACATTATTCGCGGTTGGGTGAACGTTCATTCGTCGGCCATTGATGACAAAGTACTGCTCAAATCCGATGGATTGCCAACGTATCACCTGGCGAATATCGTAGACGATCACCTGATGGGTATCACGCACGTCATTCGGGGTGAAGAGTGGTTGCCGTCGGCTCCGCTGCACGTTTTGCTGTACCGCTATTTAGGCTGGGAAGATACCATGCCTCAGTTTGCCCACCTGCCGCTGTTGCTCAAACCCGAAGGCAACGGAAAACTCAGCAAGCGTGATGCTGATCTGGGCGGTTTCCCGATTTTTCCGCTGCAATGGACCGATCCATTCACGGGACAGGTTGCCAAAGGGTTTCGGGAAGAAGGGTATCTGCCGGAAGCAACCGTAAATTTTTTGGCACTGCTGGGCTGGAATCCCGGTACGGAGCAGGAACTGTTTACAATGGATGAACTGATTGCGAGTTTTGATCTGGCGCAGGTGCATAAAGCGGGCGCGCGGTTTGACATTCAGAAGGCGCAGTGGTTCAACCACCAGTACGTTCGGCAACGGTCCGACGCGGAGCTGGCTCCGACCGTTCAGG of Spirosoma agri contains these proteins:
- a CDS encoding sugar phosphate isomerase/epimerase family protein, producing the protein MPHSVTRRQLMATLTTAAGASFLPASAAPQPAEPSLAPLATPPPFILCLNMSTIRGHKLGLVKELETASKAGFKSVEIWIDSLQEYLKSGGTTADLRKRLADLTIRVENAIGFAPWIVDDEAVRAKGVDQLKREMELLAQIGCKRVATPSVGAQAPDAPVIDLRKAAERYRAILEVGDQTGVVPQLEMWGFAKNLTKLSDVMYVAVESGHPSARLLLDIYHMFKGGSSIDSLPLIGKPAIEVFHVNDYPANLTRQAIGDADRVYPGDGVAPIQETLKRIKDPNKSIVLSLEVFNKNYYAQDALTVAKTSMEKMKKMIAGV
- a CDS encoding App1 family protein, coding for MTTWKDFLVSASADAENQFDRLKNRLAKRLDAKKPYKLVYYRGFGSPTAVWITGRVLRERDLSTPSDNDTFWQNLLATYQRFESDEVPNVTVRVDAFDESYTTTTDKEGYFELTINPPDDLPPGRAWFPVRYALDDVVQPNGEAVVKEGHLMISPLYSQFGVISDIDDTVLVTGATNLLQTARLTFLGNAYTRLPFAGVAAFYRALQSGPITTLFNPIYFVSSSPWNLYDLLVDFFRIQGIPKGPILLRDFSFSAKLLSSQSHHTHKLAMIRKVLDVNPQLPFVLIGDSGQQDPEIYTQVVRENPGRIRAIYIRDVTEEQRDESVRELIRTAEAFNVPMLLVPDTVEAAEHAASLGLIDPDTIPEIRADRRADKE
- a CDS encoding TIGR04282 family arsenosugar biosynthesis glycosyltransferase, with amino-acid sequence MAENHLIIFVKNPIAGQVKTRIAQTVGDGRAVEVYRHLLQYTQQITNPLPVHKVVYYGDFVNQADDWNNANYEKRQQLGQDLGERMLHAFREQFDAGADRVVIIGSDCLTLTTDHIERAFDALTVADVVIGPATDGGYYLLGTKQLYPFLFDNMPWSQPELCQLTKLAILQRDLTVELLDELTDIDEWADYQRAIQ
- a CDS encoding Rid family detoxifying hydrolase, producing MSKQIVYTEQAPAPIGPYSQAVKVQPASAAGMLFVSGQVAIDLAPLGDIQAETQKVMENIGAILKAADMDYTHIVKSSIFVKDMNNFAAINEVYGRFFTSEPPARETVEVARLPKDVNVEISVIAIQ
- the gltX gene encoding glutamate--tRNA ligase, giving the protein MSTPVRVRFAPSPTGPLHIGGVRTALYNYLFARKMGGKMLLRIEDTDQNRFVPGAEEYILESLRWVGIEIDEGQSMGGPHAPYRQSERREIYQKEAQRLIDEGKAYYAFDTAEELDAMRKRLEEANAPAAQYNSITRMQMRNSLTMKADEVRARIDAGDPYVIRLKTPRKEEVRLNDIIRGWVNVHSSAIDDKVLLKSDGLPTYHLANIVDDHLMGITHVIRGEEWLPSAPLHVLLYRYLGWEDTMPQFAHLPLLLKPEGNGKLSKRDADLGGFPIFPLQWTDPFTGQVAKGFREEGYLPEATVNFLALLGWNPGTEQELFTMDELIASFDLAQVHKAGARFDIQKAQWFNHQYVRQRSDAELAPTVQEQAEAAGFTCSPEKAEKIVALLKGRVNFAREIFTEAGTIFNAPATYDEAIAAAKWNDDAVRAVTAFRDALQSFDGAFVADDIKHALGDAMQQAGIKQGKIMQAMRLALTGSGAGPDLMLTMEIIGKDETMKRLEQALGALHVKS